The following DNA comes from Anopheles coustani chromosome 2, idAnoCousDA_361_x.2, whole genome shotgun sequence.
TGTCACGAAGCAAACCCCGCGGTGAATATGTTTTCCAAAGCCGAACGTCAATAGGTGGGAGCTTTGAAAAAAAGGGTGAACTGGTGGCGGGAAGTCAACCCAACCGTAGTATTGTCAACAACCGCTCCCGGTTTCCGCTGAGCAAACGGGAAAAACTCCAACAGGTGTGCCACCTTTGTATACTTTCTTTCTACAGACATTCCTCCACGTGCGTACTTCTTGTTTGGCTCAATATGTTATTGCATTGGTCGTCACAGTGGAATAAAATGTCCTTTAGCAAGAAGGTTTTTCCACCCAGTAggctttaaagaaaatatggCGAATTTTAAATCACCGTCAAACCAGTACTCACGACTATCTCCAGGTGTGTCAGAATCGCCGGGTTTTGCAATACAACTTGCTTCGAAACGCCAACCTGGACAACGGGAGAAATAACCAACCACCACAAAAGCCACGGTCCAGCCTATGGCAAAGAGCAGACAGGAGTTTCCTTCAGGTGGTAACGGCGACGTAAAAACTGGTTTGTGGTCCGAGCAAGAGTCCGTCGAGCAGCATTCCTGCACTCCCTGTCTACCACcagcatctcccatcttgtcTTAGCCGTCGGCACAACTCGTTTACTCGTAAAGATTTATCTCGAGTAAGAGCTGAAGGCGCACCCTGCGATGTGATGATGTGTTAGTGACGGTCTTGCAGCCACTTTCGACCGACGAGAGACCTTGGGTGCAGTTtaattttctcccttttttttctcgcggTAGGGTCTCTCGAGCGGGTTTTACTGCAACAACACGACACTGTGTGCACGGCATCATGGCAGAATTAAGAAGGCGTTTGGTGGAACAAAGAAATCACTCGGAATCGTTCCCGTTCTCCTGGACACGACCAAAAGGAGTAGGAGGAGGTGGACGAATCGGAGCAGAACAGAACTCCACACTGGAGGAAGATTTTCACATTTCGAACCAACTCGGTCGATCGAAGGTTGAAAGGATGCAGGTTCCCTGGCCACGCCCCTGTGGGCTAGAATGTTAAATTCTCCACATCCCACATACTGCATATATACAATTCAACGAACGTTACCGTACAGTTAGCACCTTTCGGAAGATAAGTATTACCAGTTCACCTCATGGTTAGACACCGTTTCCTACTGCTAAGCACTGAAAACCCGGCACTTCCAAACCGCGCGGCTCATTTCTTCCGACTACAGACATACACTTTGGGACGCCGCATCATGGTTTCGTCTGCGGTCAAGATGACCATTTCCCGGAGTGTAGgtaaataacgaaaaaaagcCATTCAAATTCTCACCTCACCATCACCACGAATTTTTCGTTTATTACATTATAAAACCCGCTGCGCCAGGAGTGATGCGCCTCTCCGGGAGGGAGGAATTGTTTGGATGGGAACAGAAGGCGGGGAATTCTTTGCGCATTGCGCACCGACCAGTGCGGCGCACACGGTTTTGGCATAGCGGAACTCAACGGAGACCGCGACCGACAAATTGGCACCTCGTGTCCAGCTCATCTAAACCGGGTTATCAGCACAAACAAGCGCAACACGGACATGGGGACCGGGCAGATTCCCGCAGTACTCCCTCCCAGTTAGGGGGAGGTGGAGTTGGTGCTCCGCCGTCATCTCAGAGCCCGACCGATATATAAGGTCATAAAGGAGCCAAACAAACATCCACCGTCAACGTGCACCAACCGTACAACAACAGCCGGAGATAAAGGAAGGCCTTAGGTAGGGATCCATCTTAGTAGCGCCTCCGAATGCTGCCTATTTGCCTACGGCTGAGCGGAGTTCCATATGACATTTATTGCGACCCACTCGCAGCAGCCGACTGTTGCCCTAAAGATAAAGTAGCTACAGGTAGGAAAATCACCACAAAGTGTCGCGCCGTACACGCCGAAGGGTTGCGCAGAAATGTCCATGATAGTAACCGATAAGGACTCGAACGGGGGAGCTTCCTTCGTCACGTGTCCCAGGGGATTCGTTCACCTGTTCCACGTGAAGGACACTGGACTTCCGGTGGGCtgttgaaacaacaaaaattatgaaaagaaTCACCGTATTCTGCGTCGTGTCTGTCACGTTTTCCATGGTAAGCAACCTCAGCGAGACTTTGGATTTGTAATCCCATGCACACTGGTGAATAAGAATGAGATGTTCGTTCCGAAGGACAGGTAGCTTATTACATTtcgaaaagcaaataaatcaaCCATCTTTATAAGAGGATCCGTAACCAAATCCTTTTCATAAGTACTGTGAGCAGATCAACCTTCGTGGGGGAAAGGTTTTGGATTTGCATTTTTTACACACCCAAATAAAGAAAGGTCGTGTGCATATAGGTACACACAGAGTGTGGTATTAATCTTTACCGTGCTTTAGGTTGACAAAGGCTTTCCTAATGGAGTAGATCAAACGGATTACAGCCTTCGTCGTATACCAGAAATCCGTTGTTAAAAGTACACGAGGACGCAGGTATTGAGTAAAGCTTGATTATGGTCCTTAAGATAAGTCTTTACAATTTCATTTCCAGTAAAAAGATTATAGAGCTATCACGAACAAGCCAAAAAGAATCTTAACATTTGCGTGCAGGATGCGGAATGACTTAAAATGTATGTAGCCTAAAGGACGGGAATAGTAAGGCAATCTGAAGaagttcttgtttttttccggATCCAGAAGGTTAATTTATAAGCTAACTCTCATGTCTACGGTGCTGTTTCTCCGAATCGCAAACTATTTGCTCAGCATCATTTCCTTACGGCAACCCTCCGCTGCCTACTCTTTAGATATGACTTTTTACACCCAGAATACATCATTTAAAAGGCAAAACAGCAAAAGACGGCCAACGAGATGCGATGGATGAAGGAGTTATTCAACGTCCTACACGTAGATGCCAGCGATCGTGGCACGAAGTAAAAAAACcccagcaaacaaacacacacatccagACAGGGCTAAGGAACCGGTTTTCGCAAGGTagaaagatggaaaaagaagCCACGCAATGCCAGATTCGGAGAAGGACAGAATGGCCGCACTCTCCTTTCTGGTGCCAGGAATCTTCGATTCGGGGTGATCGCGTCACAACCATTCTCGCAGATCGCCGATATTGAGGTATTCAGCTTTGAGATCGGAGGAATATATTCCAGTTTACGGTGGAATCGAATATCCAATTCCGATCCGATGGAGTTGGAAGCAGAGACTGGTGGAATGCAAATAATGATTCTAGAGATGCTGGTAGACCGAACAGATTGATACCGGTTCCTGCTGCTTCGTGCCAGGAAATAGCTAATTGGCCGGAAGTGGTATGCGCGTTTGAAGGTGCGCAATAGGACCCCAAAGGTATCGCGGATCGGTGATAGGAGGAGAAGGGCCATGAATCACTCCGGGAGAGAAGGTGTAATTCTACGGTTCGCATCTTGCTACCCAATCCCCCACCCCGGGGGTGGTGATGATCACCTCGGTACCATCTTACTCTGCCAAGATCGACATCATCCGACATCTAACCACCGTGGAGGGGGGCATCGAACTTTTTGCAACAGGTTTTGCGCCGCGTTGACGTTGTGTGCACCGTCCgtttctgcttcttctgctgcttctgctgcttctgctgctttcGCCTCTCGCCTTCAACTGACGTAATGGTTATTCTCCTCTTTACGGCGCTGGTTGAAGTAATGATGagcttttttttaccttctcAGCCTCCTGCGAGTGAGTTGATTCGGGTACGGAACAGGTCTGTTTTGTGCAGAGGTATACTTTATGATACCATCGGGAGTTTGCTAACGATTAACCACATCGAACGATGGAATGCTTTAACAATGCCACGATATCACTCGTCAACCTTTCCACCGAGCACCACAATTTCAAGATAATATTTTCTAGTTACTTGTTGCACCGGCGCACGGTAAATCACTTAAACTTAGCTCACAATTGGCTGTGCAGTGAAGGGAACCTCATTAAATACCAACTTCAACTGCCTTTTTCCACAAACCATGTTTGCCCAAGCCTATTTCATTGTAACGATTTTTttggcacacacaaacaagccGTTGAAGAAGCCTCCCGGACGTTCGCTATAAACACTGCAGCAAGTAGAGCTCACTGAATAGCTATCAGAACGGGGATTGAAGAAATTTCCAAAGAAAATGGATCTCCGGGCAAAATTAAGGACGGCCAAACGTGTCAGCAATCTGCAACGACACCCGACAAATCACACACTTCCGAGTgcctcgagcagcagcaggagccaCATTCGCACGCGCTTGTGGACGGTATTGAACTACGCTGGCGTCGCCAAACACCATGTTGTAACGGTCTTCTTGTTTGATTCACTTTTGACGTTTGGTTAACGTTACGATTTTGCAGGTTAGATCATTTCCGCTACTTGACAATTGGGTTGAGCTCGTAGAATGGACGCTAACGTTACATGATTGGTAGCACAAAAGAGTACAAATTTAACCGCCTGATAAATTATTATGCTTAATTTAGTTGATTTTACTTTGTTAGGAAGCGGAACGAATGATTCTGGTTGATCTCACTCTTTGCTTGTATTCATCTTGCGCAGACCGATCCTCTGCACCCAGTGACTTCTCACTTCGTTCCTCGTTCCGGAACCAGAACAttcatttcattatttattttaacgcAAATTTCAACTTACTCTATTCTAAAACTTAATGAACTATAAAGagttttacgaaaaaaaatcggTTGAAACGTCAAGGGAAAACAGTTCCACTACCTAGATGACCTAGTGATCGTTGATTCTTTTCAAATCTAAAAACGTCCATCTCCACATACTGAAATTGATCGAAACTGCTCGAATATGCTGCTCGAAAAGTAACCTTTCCAATGTTGAGCCCTGAAGGTTACATTCAAATAAACGGTTTTGCACACGGTTGATCCGTTGATCCAGCTGCAAAATCAGCATCTGGTTGTACATAGGCGATCGTCGCCGTTGCCATAAAGGTGCATTTATTGATAAATTAAATAGATGCATAGTATTTTATGTAATATAAATCAATAACAGTTGCCAACCGATCAACAATATCTTGGTGTACAAACATACCACCATGTGTTTATCATcgcaaatataaaatattacagataagataaacaaattatcaaGTTTCCTGAAACTGAACCAAAATGTCATGTTGGGAGATTCAGCAgaacgaagcaaaaaattgAACGTTGaggaaatttataaaaataagtgTATGCAGAATCAGAAAACCAtctgaagaaataaaaaagagattTTTTCACATCTTACAGAAACCATCAGGTACAAAAATTGacacacttttcatttcaGCTGCTAAATTAAATACATTGATAAGCACATACCTAAATATGTGATATTAATGGAACCGAAAATCATAATAGAAAGTGAAAATCATCTTCCTTCTATGGGATTACGTTTGTGAATCACGGTCCTTTTGGACCAATTTAATGTAACTTCAAATCAAATTCTATTCCGAATCCGGTCGTCAAATTCGAATCGTTTTTCCCCATGTAGAGGACGTGGCTTGAAAGTAAATATCGAAATGAAACCACACGACAGTGAAACCCAATCTGGCGAATCATCGTTATTCTTTTAAGCGCTTCCACTCGGTCACGCACTTTTGAGCACACAGCTAGACGATCGCAAACTTAGACGTTGCCAAACGATGCGATACTGGGGGCATAGTGTTTCGATGCTTTGTGTTACAATTAtaaattttcttccactccGCTGACTTTGAGCGAATGTGGCAGCGTATGTAGGCATGTAACAGACTTCTGAACGTTATTGCCCAAAGCCGTGTAGGAGATGTACATATTGCCAAATGCCTCCTACATGGAAGAAGCGCGTGGTAAAGAGCGCAATAAACAGGGTGCGACAATTTAACGTTCAAGGCAACAGCCACGAGGAGGATCGCATTGCATTTGGCACTGTGGGAGATGTTTACAGCATGTAAATCATCCCGTGTGTTTTAAGTGAACCGTATGCCACGTGTCAGCagattttgattattttcaacaagcaatattttaacatGCGATAAAATTTTGCAGTATTTATTAGTTAGTATTAAAAGTTTTAAACAACAGTGCATAGGacaatttttgtttatgaATTCCTACATTTTGCATTTACCGAGCGCTCCAACGGGTTTGCAGTGTATGCACAGATGCTTGGGAGACAAACAACTAGCGCTGCCAAACAGCTCGCATGAAACAGTATACGGCATCTTCGATGCCACCGAAGATGATGGAAAATGTATGACGGGTGCAGCATTGCAGCCCACCAGTCGCCTTCGCCAGTAACGGCCGTCAACCGAAACGAGGTCAACGTGATTACACAATTTGCGCGACACAGCCAACTCCAAACTTTGGATGGCTCCGGCAAGAACAACGATTGCCAGTACAGGCCTTAAAAGGGATCACAGGTGTAGCCTAAGCACATTGCATAGGCGAGGCTGTTCGTTTCGGTAACTGTCTTTAGATAATTGCATACGTTCTTAGTTTATTCTAATGTTTAgaagaaatttgtttaaacGCTCCACTCTTTGATAAAAAATCTTAAGAGTTATACGattctttgatttttatcaTACCATCAACGAATGGTTTTCCATTCTGTTTACCACTGGCACCAAGGGAAGGGTCTGATTTCAGTTATGTAACAGTTTGCCCGTAGTGAAACAGGCATGGAACTGCAGCTTTTGCATGTGCTTGGTATAAGTTTCCATAGTAATAACATACAGCACTAACCTATGTTGCATTAGATACAACTTTTTATCAGCAAAATACGTCTTTACTCGGCTTTAATGTAGTATTCAACTAAAATCttgtatgaaattatttttatctgatTTGACCGCCTATCAGACAAGTAAATGGTGTATCCTTTCATGTAATTAGTCTAAAATTGCAACTGAACACTGAATCACACTCACCTGTTTAGCAGTAATAAATTATATCAGACGGATCGCCTGCTCCAGGGGCGAGATATCGGCCAGTTCCGTGACGTTCAAAACGTTGTTTCTGCGACGAATCGATTCTTCGATAACAGCTGAAACGCCTGGTGCATCGACACCGTTAGTGAAGTCGAAAGGGTGCGATACGATTGCGGAGACCTGGTGTTAGTACAACTGATAAAGATAACggtgacgacgaagacgacgacgacggtgatgATTTTTCTCCTAGACAAGCCACTCTTTCGCCAACGCGGAGACGATCGTGAATAATCGTCGTGGCCAACCGGAAGGAAAAGGCCTGGGCAACTATCACAGTACGAAATCGACGGATTTTTCTCGTGCCATTCACTTCGCCTCTTACGGGCACCGCTCGGTTTCATTCGCTGGAAAGAAACTCTGTGAACGCGCGAAGGAAAGTTCACTGCATTTTCACACCGGCATTATGCGCGGATTTTCATACAACAAAGTGGAAGGTTTCACTTTTTACGAAGCGCCCGCCGTTTCACCAGCGTTTCAATGCggggtttggaaaatttcacCCCGTACGCACAATCAACAACATCACTCTGAAGGAAGGTTTTCCGGGCTTGTTTTCCTCTAATCCATCAACTTCGCTTTGCGGGGAAACTGAATCATTGGTGGTGATGGGATTTTTGCACTCCCTTCACTCCGCTGGCAAAGGGAGCATTGTGCCGATTTGTTACCGCTTTTCGCGATGCCcgattttcgttttccaacACACGCTAACACGACACACGGCACCACACATACAACAGTTTTAAGGGTGAGATTTTCCAGTGGCAAGCAACTTGACGCACCAGCGGATACCTAATGGTAGCTACTTCGATTGCTGGAAACGCGGTGAGATATTGAATGCTTACGAAATGCTGACGAACGGGACGATTCCGAAGAAAAAGCGTATGAATCTATAGTTGTGAATGGGGTTGGAACTTACGCTCCCCACCCGGGGGGGATTGGGTGATAAAAaggggttgttttattttttctcgtccGAGTTTTGGCGTAACGAAAAACACCCACTCTAAGGAGAGCGACAATTTAATCGATACGGAGCTGGCTTGATGGGCTCCGAATTTTCACTGCATTTTGTATTTACTTTTCCCTTCGGTGTGccttaatttttcttctaacAAAGACCAGCATTAGCAAGAAAAATCTTTGTTGGGCCTTCACCTTCTAACCACTGAAACGGAGTTCTAAGCCTACTTCAGAACGCAAAACAGTGTTCCGCTGAATACTACAACACAATCAAAGGCTGCTCGTTTAACCTCTTAGTACACTATTTCCCTAAAACGAGGTGTTGTGATATTGCTGGAAAATCGCACCATCGAACGCGCGGCGGTTTACCAGCTCCGTGCTCCGAGAACATCAGGCTGCGACTCGCTCTACGAGACGTTGGATGTCGGAGCTGAACCACCAGCAAGCAGAAGAGTGTCGCGGCTTTGCTCGAGATTTCGAAGAACTCCCTCTCCCCGCCTAGCACGATGTGTGAGCAGGTGTGCGAGACTGGATTCACTGTGTTGTTGCCTCCCCTCCCCATATGGAATTTCGCAGAAACGTTATGGAGCATTTCCACGAGGTTTGCAGAGGAGCGGCTGGAAAAGAAACTCGCGAAGTGACGCATACAAGTGCGTCCCGATGGTAGTAAATACGGTTAGTAAATCTCGCTTCTCAGAGGTTACTCTCGGTAGTGGTAACGGTTTCTCCCCCATTAGCGACTGCATTTGCCATGCAATGCTTGTAAACGCCGACCGGAACTGTAACGGCAAAGTTCACCGGTTTTTCTCTAAAatcttcctttctctctctctctcttattatttttctcgttttcttttagCAAGGTACTAAATTTTCCATATCACTTCcatttttatcactttctCAATATTCGCTCTCCTCTCTTGCtaccgattttctttcgatctGGAGCTGTGAATTTCAGCGGTTCAGCGGATGTGAGCCGAATGTCGCGATGTTTGTTACCATTTCGGCGTTACGGAGCATTCTTAAAACTCTATATCTCTACGCCTGTACTCCATGACCACAACGGAagtaaaggcaaactttgtGTTGGACTGACCAGCGAGTCTTCACGGTTCTCTTTATTATTGCCTAGGTGCAAATCACAACAGCCAATTGTGCCTCGGTTGTATAGTATGTTTCTACCTACCATAACACAGAATCCTCCAATTCCATGGTTACGGCAGGTGGCAAGATTGAAATATTTGAGGTTATtcttaaacacaaaaaaatgaagaacttTGTTTAATTTCAAGTTAAAAtccaattgaatttaaataaaatcatcagTGGTCGTTTGACGTTTAAGCTTTTTGAACTTCGAGTGTTGAATATATTGACGATATAAAAACTACAATAATTTAACCCTCGAGGAAGCTCAAGCCTCCACTTTCGAGATTTCTTAATAAATCTATTATTTTTGCTGTCAACcaagaaatgaaacgaatcGTAGGTTTTGAGGAGAGCTCCGATGGTGCTCAATGGATTATCGTTAAAGGTGTTAGACTGTTAgtgttaatgaaatttcttcaATTCTCGCCGGTCGCTTGTGATACATGTTTTCCCACTTCTCATATAGTTACGCACATGCGCCACAACATTCATGTTCGGCTGGCTGCCCTTGTTCGGATTGATGCCGATGctagtgtttttatttacatccGATCCGACGGACTAAGGTACTGAACTGCCACACATTCCCCGTTTGAAGATGCTCCACCTGCTGTGGAAAACAACCGTACGACAAAGGTTATTGACCTTCCGGGGGAGAGCGAAAATTCGCTTGTTGCGTAACCTCACCTTACTAGAGCTAACACAAAGGCTTTTCATGGATATTGGACCAGAATATACTACTGCACAACTTCAAATTTCATTCGAATCTCCGTGTCCTTCAGCACGTACATAAGTTCATCGTCTTTTTGGGAACGTTGGGCGTCGATTGTGGGCTCCCTAAATCCGGCATCCTTGGCCGGATCGTCGGGCAGGATACCGTTCGCCATCGTAATCTGCGGTATTTGCGTACTGAAGCTGAGCCCGATGCGTTCCGAGTTGCTCGGTGTCACTCCGATGCGTTCCCAGGAGTCCGCCCCGAACGGAACCACTAGCGGCCCGCCATGGTCGAACGACGGCGTGCGGAAGGGATTGGACGGACTTCCAAAGCCCAGGTGGTTCATGGTATCGCGCGTGAGCTTTGCGAGGGAAGAGTTCTTCGAGGAGTAAAACACCAACGCTGCGCCGAGGGTGTGGGCGATGGATCGCAGGCACCGGCAAACATGTTTCCGTATTTCCGAGTCCAGGTTCTGGTAAACGTCGTACCTAccgccgacgatgacgatcgGAAAAGGGAAGAGCTCCAGTGTGGCACGATCGGGGTGGTCTTTGCCGATACGCTGCACGGTTTGTGCCTTCATGTCTTCGATCTGCTTCTGGGATGCGTTCTTCGAAATCGCTCGTTTGAGCCCGTTCAAAACGCTTTCCAGGTCCGTCCAGAGCCGATCGGGTTGCGATAAGTCCAGCATTATGAGGCTCGAAAACGTGTCCAGTCCATGGGAGCGTATGGGCATTTCGATCAGTTGACTAGAGTTTGCCAAACTGCCTAGCTCCCAAACGttgcatatgtttttctgcgCCCCCTGGCCCGTTGCCGTTCGCCGTCCGAAGGAGTACTCCAGTGCAAGCGTCGGTCTCGGTACATCGTCTCGATCGAGGAACCGGTTAATTAGCGTAGACTTACCCTTAAACCGGGATGAAAACGAACGTAATGAGTTATAAACCATCTCCATCTCTGTTTCCCTCTTACCACTCCTTTACTTCCGAGCACAAAGATTGTTCGCTCTGTTGGTACGGATGCGAGACAGGATTCGTTACTAAGCTGCTCCTTTACCAACTTAATAGCAATATCCTGTATCGTTTCGGTCGTATCAACCTCCATTGAGTTCAGCTCACTCATGATGTGTTCTTTGAGAAGAAACTCTTCGGAAAACCGTGTTTCAAAGACTGATGAAAACTAAGCCACTTTTGGACCTGCATATGACAGCCTACGGTTGACCCAGCGTTGCCATGCACAACGGCAAAGTTTGGTAAACAATTCCGATGTTCGACCCTAGTAACGAATCACAAAAAAGCCTCGTactgaaacaaaaaagccGGATGTTCTATGAGGAATGCAATGGAAGCTTAAATATtgtaatttatcttttttaggCCATATTTGAGCTGCCATAAATAATTTCTGCATTATTATTTACTCGAGATAAATGAGAAAACGCGATTAATGCCAAGGAATGAGCGAAAAAAGTGGGGAAGTCATATTTGCATACAAATAATGCATCCCAACAAAGTAAACCGTGATACGACGCGGCAATGACCTGAAATATTAAATGAAATCAGTGCGTTTAGTTACATTTCCATTTAATCGTCTTTCAAATTGTAATTCTAACAATAAAAGCTTCCCGCACAGTattgttttccaaaaatggttttatttgatCTTACAAAACTGTGTAATAGGTGGTTAGCTTCACtttgtaatttttcttttgtcttaACAGTGCTGCACCACCCAGCTACCTCACTTTCTTTCGTGTCTCTTTATGCTATCTAGACTGTTCTTCCATGTTAGCGCCTTCCAGCGCGAGCGGCTTCCCGCACGAACTAATTATCTACAACAAACGTTTACTACTGTTTacgattaaaataataataagcaaaaacatttaaaccaTTGCATGTTTGGTACCACGTGCACCGACCTTCGATCACGGCCAGGGCTTGaagtattttttccattttttctctcaattgcatTGATGATTGCATCGTTTACGCAGTTCTTTTAGGATCTCATCGGTTACACTTACACTCTACAACACGCCCTATTCCTGCTCGTCTCTATGTCGGTGATGTTGATCAATGGtgaattgtgtgtgtgttttaaacgaataaacaaagACGCTCCAATCAATATCTCAGTTACATATTATGCAACCCACGCGGGGATGCACGATAAGGTGATAGTCAAAGGGTAAAGAAGTATTTGCACTAAAGTCGTATTCTGTTCATCAAACTACATCAAACGTTAACAACAAATTTGTCCCTTATAAAATACGTACATCGGGACAAAACAAAAGCTAAAATGGATGGTTCAGGTAGTTTGGCTGTCGTTATTGATTGTGAAACCGTAGAATAACAGTGCTTATAAAGAGTTTCGCGTGATGTTTAGAATGCTTTGAATGCAACGATATGTCCCGCTAGCATTAGTGTTCGGCCTTTTCTATTTTGACGACTTGGTACCGTTGGCGATGCCTTTCTTCTGCAGGCTACGATACTCCTCGAAGAGATGCTTCATGTCGGCCAAGGCTCGGCAAATTTCCTGTGCGAATCGCTCCGAGCTCTGTACACAGAGGGACATACAAAAGACCAAacagaaaattgtaaattaaacCAATGCAAACAACAAGACAAAGGGAGACAACCATTGTGTGCCTGCTACGTACCGTCGTGCCACAGGATTTCTTTGACGATATGTGGAAAAAGATAAGATCTTCGCCGGCCACAATGTACGATACACCGTAGCCATCGTCGGCCACCGGTCCAAAGCCGCCGCCGGCGCTGATGCAGTTCGGATGCTTCTTCAGGTCCATCTTGGACGTTTGCCCGTGCGGTGTTTGACTAGTGGACAGCCGCCAGGGTTCGCTCAGCACCTCCTGCAGGAACGGCGAGTCAATCTCCAGGTACTTCGACACGACGTACAGACAGAACAGGTGCCGGTCGATTCCCTTGCCGCACATGGCATCCTGGTAACCGAGTTGGTGCCGATCGCAGGCTTCATTAAGCAGACGGACACGATCTTCGacctataaaaaaaaagaaaacaagaatcgttagatcaacaaaaaaaggcaaacggaTTGGTGTATTCTTTCAAAACACAATATTACCGAAACACTGTCATTGAGCATCGCCTTGACCCAGGCTGCCGATTCGATTGTGCATGGGCGGACGGTTTCCGTACGGCCCTCGCGGAACAGCCGGGTCATG
Coding sequences within:
- the LOC131265877 gene encoding cytoplasmic dynein 2 light intermediate chain 1, with protein sequence MSELNSMEVDTTETIQDIAIKLVKEQLSNESCLASVPTERTIFVLGSKGVGKSTLINRFLDRDDVPRPTLALEYSFGRRTATGQGAQKNICNVWELGSLANSSQLIEMPIRSHGLDTFSSLIMLDLSQPDRLWTDLESVLNGLKRAISKNASQKQIEDMKAQTVQRIGKDHPDRATLELFPFPIVIVGGRYDVYQNLDSEIRKHVCRCLRSIAHTLGAALVFYSSKNSSLAKLTRDTMNHLGFGSPSNPFRTPSFDHGGPLVVPFGADSWERIGVTPSNSERIGLSFSTQIPQITMANGILPDDPAKDAGFREPTIDAQRSQKDDELMYVLKDTEIRMKFEVVQ